One window of the Carnobacterium maltaromaticum DSM 20342 genome contains the following:
- a CDS encoding alpha/beta hydrolase, which translates to MMPRKYDKKLLTDIIKKQKNEVVDDVTILFKPIPDCDIKGAMDPRLYKEMKNMALLTKFMPKRMMNMKMDMKSLPKLRKMFNSVDSTPIIEEGVKVIPDFVTAADGFKIPIYCFKQDKPVVDAPVLYFIHGGGFFGGSTDVVTDALKLIVANTNIVAFSIDYRLAPEHPYPTGHEDCYNGLKWIHENASRFGGDPNNIFVAGDSAGGNLTLYCTNKSLEDKLNLVKGQLILYPTVNMGGIDDEHVRFSKDKFDIYKKQARAINLSLDMLSGATDGLGVYLGTQDLLNKYLTPYMDVSSEMPPTFVTVGEHDFLKIETLAYARKLIMQGVDTTTIVYKGLGHAYIDRIGFLPQSEDCAIEMGNFILKHRS; encoded by the coding sequence ATGATGCCGAGAAAATATGATAAAAAGCTACTAACTGACATAATTAAGAAACAAAAAAATGAGGTAGTCGATGACGTTACTATCCTTTTTAAACCAATTCCAGATTGTGATATCAAAGGAGCTATGGATCCAAGGTTGTACAAAGAGATGAAAAACATGGCACTACTAACAAAATTTATGCCCAAAAGAATGATGAACATGAAAATGGATATGAAATCTTTACCTAAATTAAGAAAAATGTTTAACAGTGTTGATAGTACACCAATCATTGAAGAAGGGGTTAAAGTCATTCCAGACTTTGTAACGGCTGCAGATGGATTTAAAATTCCTATTTATTGTTTTAAACAAGACAAGCCAGTTGTCGATGCACCAGTTTTGTATTTTATTCATGGTGGTGGCTTTTTTGGTGGAAGTACCGATGTTGTGACAGATGCTTTAAAGCTGATTGTTGCTAATACAAATATTGTTGCTTTTTCAATTGACTACCGTTTAGCACCCGAGCATCCTTACCCAACAGGTCATGAAGACTGTTACAATGGGCTAAAATGGATTCATGAAAATGCTAGCCGTTTTGGTGGTGATCCAAATAATATTTTTGTAGCAGGAGATAGTGCTGGTGGTAATTTAACGCTCTATTGTACGAATAAATCGTTAGAAGATAAGCTTAATTTAGTCAAAGGGCAACTAATCTTATATCCAACAGTTAACATGGGAGGGATTGATGATGAGCATGTTCGATTTTCTAAAGATAAATTTGATATCTATAAAAAACAAGCCCGAGCGATTAACTTGTCACTGGATATGTTAAGTGGTGCAACAGACGGTTTAGGAGTCTATTTAGGGACACAAGATTTGCTGAATAAGTATTTAACACCGTATATGGATGTTAGTAGTGAGATGCCACCAACATTTGTGACAGTTGGGGAACATGATTTTCTTAAAATTGAAACATTGGCGTACGCCCGAAAATTAATTATGCAGGGAGTTGACACAACAACTATTGTTTACAAAGGATTAGGACATGCATATATTGATCGAATCGGTTTTTTACCACAAAGTGAAGATTGCGCAATCGAAATGGGCAATTTTATTTTAAAACATAGGAGTTGA
- a CDS encoding ABC transporter permease has protein sequence MMNFFTTYGSDLLLKTGEHIYISAVALGLGILVAVPLGVLLTRTNKIASVVIGIASVLQTVPSLALLALMIPFLGIGKTPAIVALFIYSLLPILRNTYLGVKGVDPNLKDAAKGMGMTNIQSIMMVELPLAAPVIMAGIRLGAVYVIAWATLASYIGAGGLGDFIFNGLNLYKPELIIGGTIPVTILALLADFLLGKVEKWFTPLALRTNE, from the coding sequence ATGATGAATTTTTTTACTACCTATGGCTCTGATCTATTGCTTAAAACGGGAGAACATATCTACATTTCGGCAGTAGCTTTAGGCCTAGGAATTCTAGTGGCAGTCCCACTAGGAGTATTATTAACACGAACAAATAAAATAGCGTCAGTAGTGATTGGTATAGCAAGTGTGTTACAGACCGTTCCATCATTGGCTTTACTAGCCTTGATGATTCCTTTCTTAGGGATCGGTAAGACACCAGCTATTGTTGCACTCTTTATCTATTCTCTTTTACCAATTTTAAGAAATACGTATTTAGGGGTAAAAGGTGTCGATCCTAATTTAAAAGATGCAGCAAAAGGTATGGGTATGACCAACATTCAATCGATTATGATGGTTGAATTGCCGCTAGCGGCTCCAGTTATTATGGCGGGTATTCGTTTAGGAGCGGTTTACGTGATTGCTTGGGCAACTTTAGCATCATACATTGGCGCAGGTGGTTTAGGTGATTTCATCTTTAACGGATTGAATTTGTACAAACCAGAATTGATTATCGGCGGAACGATTCCAGTGACTATTTTAGCCTTATTAGCTGATTTCTTACTTGGAAAAGTTGAAAAATGGTTTACACCGCTAGCATTAAGAACAAATGAATAG
- a CDS encoding DegV family protein: MSYQIFTDSCSDLPLEFVEKHKIAIISMIISIDGKEYSDDLGKTFNRNQFFQQLKEGKQATTSQINIGTYYEAFKPFVEKSEPILYLAFSSGLSGSYNNAVSAVQMLEDKFGTVDITVIDTKAACLGEGLLVYQAALMKEQGKTLTEVAQWVENHKMNLHSWVTVDDLKHLERGGRISSVAATMGSLLSVKPIIVVTPEGTLEPVAKVRGRKKSLHYLVDKTVEGLRDPENQTIIVGHVGVPEEAEEVKKELSEKVKVKEILVYPYGPTIAAHTGFGSMAVFSFGEVRV; this comes from the coding sequence ATGAGTTATCAAATTTTTACGGACTCATGTTCGGATTTACCATTGGAATTCGTTGAAAAACATAAAATTGCCATTATAAGTATGATTATTAGTATTGATGGAAAAGAATATAGTGATGATTTAGGCAAAACATTTAACCGCAATCAATTTTTCCAGCAATTAAAAGAAGGAAAACAAGCAACAACCTCACAAATTAATATTGGGACTTATTATGAAGCTTTTAAGCCGTTTGTAGAAAAAAGTGAACCTATTCTTTATTTAGCTTTCTCATCAGGGTTAAGTGGTTCATACAATAATGCTGTTTCAGCAGTCCAAATGTTAGAAGATAAATTTGGCACTGTAGATATTACCGTTATTGATACAAAAGCTGCTTGTTTAGGCGAAGGGTTGCTTGTGTACCAAGCTGCTTTAATGAAAGAACAAGGCAAAACATTGACAGAAGTTGCTCAGTGGGTAGAAAATCATAAAATGAACTTACATTCATGGGTGACGGTGGATGATTTAAAACATCTTGAGCGTGGCGGTAGAATTTCATCTGTAGCCGCAACAATGGGCTCGTTGCTTAGTGTGAAACCAATTATTGTTGTGACACCAGAAGGCACATTGGAACCCGTTGCCAAAGTTCGTGGTCGCAAAAAATCGTTACATTATTTAGTCGATAAAACAGTTGAAGGGTTGCGTGATCCTGAAAATCAAACGATTATTGTCGGACATGTTGGTGTTCCAGAAGAAGCTGAGGAAGTAAAAAAAGAATTATCAGAAAAGGTGAAAGTCAAAGAAATCTTAGTTTATCCTTATGGACCAACCATTGCAGCGCACACTGGTTTTGGATCGATGGCTGTTTTTTCTTTTGGTGAAGTAAGAGTATAA
- the thiT gene encoding energy-coupled thiamine transporter ThiT — MSKNLGVWIEGTIIAALAMALSFIPIDIGSSFSISLGMIPMTLYCFRRGFVPGIVASFLWGVLHFVVGKVYFLSVPQVLIEYLFAFLFIGFAGLFAKNVQLAIQNNSRKDWMKWIIIGTLVGTVARYFWHFVAGVVFWGEFAFGGMSPVVFSLVMNGASGLATAIATIMVLSILAVKAPALFVPKDSRFLLKGARSTFLNSK; from the coding sequence TTGAGTAAAAATTTAGGTGTTTGGATTGAAGGAACTATTATTGCCGCATTAGCTATGGCTTTATCTTTTATTCCAATCGATATTGGTTCAAGTTTTTCGATTTCGTTAGGCATGATTCCGATGACTTTATACTGTTTTAGACGAGGTTTTGTTCCAGGTATTGTAGCAAGTTTTCTATGGGGAGTTTTACATTTTGTTGTTGGAAAGGTTTATTTTTTAAGTGTGCCACAAGTTTTAATCGAATATTTATTTGCTTTCCTATTTATTGGTTTTGCAGGTTTATTTGCTAAAAATGTACAACTAGCGATTCAAAATAATAGCCGTAAAGATTGGATGAAGTGGATTATTATTGGCACTTTAGTTGGAACAGTTGCTCGCTATTTCTGGCATTTTGTTGCTGGTGTTGTTTTCTGGGGTGAGTTTGCTTTCGGTGGCATGAGTCCAGTTGTTTTCTCTTTAGTCATGAATGGCGCAAGTGGTCTAGCAACGGCTATAGCAACAATTATGGTATTGAGTATACTTGCTGTTAAGGCTCCAGCTTTATTTGTTCCAAAAGATAGCCGTTTTTTATTAAAAGGTGCGAGATCAACCTTTCTAAATTCTAAATAA
- a CDS encoding ABC transporter permease codes for MEKMNMLQQLIYYFQQNGAYVFSQFMRHFLISIYGVLFAAIIGIPLGIWIARHYKMSGWVIGMANVIQTVPSLAMLSILMLGLGLGVNTVIVTVFLYSLLPIIKNTYTGIRSVDHNILDSGKGMGMTKFQILYMVELPLSMSVIMAGIRNALVVAIGITAIGSFIGAGGLGDIIIRGTNATDGTAIILAGALPTAAMAIISDLFLGFLERKLDPVRSSK; via the coding sequence ATGGAAAAGATGAACATGCTTCAACAGCTCATTTATTATTTTCAACAAAATGGTGCGTATGTCTTTAGCCAGTTTATGCGTCACTTTCTAATTTCTATTTATGGAGTGCTTTTTGCAGCTATTATCGGAATTCCATTAGGTATTTGGATCGCTAGACACTATAAAATGTCAGGTTGGGTCATAGGGATGGCAAATGTCATTCAAACAGTCCCATCATTAGCTATGTTATCCATTTTAATGTTAGGTTTGGGGCTAGGTGTGAATACGGTTATCGTGACAGTATTCCTTTATTCTCTATTGCCGATCATTAAAAATACCTACACAGGAATCAGAAGTGTTGATCATAATATTCTAGATTCTGGAAAAGGAATGGGCATGACAAAATTTCAAATTTTATATATGGTTGAATTACCATTGTCAATGTCTGTTATTATGGCTGGTATTCGCAATGCTTTAGTTGTTGCAATTGGGATTACAGCGATTGGGTCGTTTATTGGGGCAGGTGGACTAGGAGATATCATTATTCGTGGAACAAATGCAACAGATGGAACGGCGATTATTTTAGCAGGAGCATTACCAACTGCAGCAATGGCGATTATAAGTGATCTTTTCTTAGGGTTCTTGGAACGTAAGTTAGATCCAGTTCGATCAAGTAAATAA
- a CDS encoding phosphatase PAP2 family protein — MKKAKITFFVIIMTLLLICTFYDLEISKALFNTSSHYGQFFEAIGELPMTYIGCFSAAALVVTTKKRTNWSFYVGKIGFSSLVLLFSFFSVMMSGMHISIPLWLKLVLTLVTCLFFYLLARAVPTSQHMNLRKAAKVGLLLAISAILLITILKMLWGRMRFREMTDPANQFTRWYLPQSLTTNNEFMSFPSGHAANATVVLWISLLPTFVKSLVGKKRLLEVTAIVWIVLVMISRIVMGAHFSTDVIVGMLISMMLFFFLKYKFMPQNSENTMLL; from the coding sequence GTGAAAAAGGCTAAGATTACTTTTTTTGTGATAATAATGACATTGTTACTGATTTGTACATTTTATGATTTAGAGATTTCCAAAGCACTTTTCAACACTAGTTCTCATTATGGTCAGTTTTTTGAAGCAATAGGTGAGCTACCAATGACGTATATTGGTTGTTTTTCTGCTGCAGCGTTAGTTGTAACGACGAAAAAAAGAACCAATTGGTCGTTTTATGTCGGTAAAATAGGTTTTAGTTCCTTAGTGTTACTTTTTTCTTTCTTTTCAGTCATGATGAGTGGTATGCATATTTCCATACCCCTCTGGTTGAAGTTGGTCCTAACTCTTGTGACCTGTTTGTTTTTTTATTTGTTAGCTAGGGCCGTCCCAACATCTCAACATATGAATCTAAGAAAAGCAGCTAAAGTTGGTTTGCTACTAGCTATTTCTGCTATCTTACTAATTACAATTCTTAAAATGTTATGGGGTCGGATGCGATTTAGAGAAATGACCGATCCAGCGAATCAATTTACGAGATGGTACTTGCCGCAAAGCTTGACCACAAATAATGAATTTATGTCATTTCCATCTGGTCATGCTGCTAACGCAACAGTTGTTTTATGGATCAGCTTGTTGCCAACATTTGTAAAATCTCTAGTGGGGAAAAAAAGACTGTTAGAAGTGACTGCTATTGTGTGGATTGTTCTTGTAATGATTAGCCGAATTGTGATGGGAGCGCACTTTTCTACAGATGTAATTGTCGGCATGCTGATTTCAATGATGCTATTTTTCTTCTTGAAATATAAATTTATGCCTCAAAACAGTGAGAATACTATGCTATTATAA
- a CDS encoding betaine/proline/choline family ABC transporter ATP-binding protein (Members of the family are the ATP-binding subunit of ABC transporters for substrates such as betaine, L-proline or other amino acids, choline, carnitine, etc. The substrate specificity is best determined from the substrate-binding subunit, rather than this subunit, as it interacts with the permease subunit and not with substrate directly.) has protein sequence MLEFKNVSKVYKGGKKAVDDVSLSFEKGEFIAFIGTSGSGKTTTMRMINRMIEPTSGQILINGEDIAKKDPVELRREIGYVIQQIGLMPHMTIRENIVMVPKLLKWSDEKRKEIAERLIKLVDLPDEFLDRYPSELSGGQQQRIGVVRALAADQDIILMDEPFGALDPITREALQDLVKELQQEMGRTIIFVTHDMDEALKLADRIVIMREGRVIQFDTPDNILREPADKFVEEFIGHERLIQARPNIQTVEQVMLKTPVSITPGKSLTDAIRLMREKRVDTLLVTDDAGVLKGYIDIESIDYNHKTATSVGDIMNKNAFFVRKDSLLRDTVRRILKRGLKYVPVVDEKGLLVGIVTRASLVDVVYDTIWGDEEVEDTPKVESETELEAVTESNE, from the coding sequence TTGTTAGAATTCAAAAATGTTTCTAAAGTATACAAAGGTGGAAAAAAAGCTGTCGATGACGTTAGCTTAAGCTTTGAGAAAGGCGAATTTATTGCCTTTATTGGAACCAGTGGTAGTGGGAAAACAACAACTATGCGGATGATTAATCGTATGATTGAACCAACTTCAGGACAAATCTTAATTAACGGAGAGGATATTGCGAAAAAAGATCCAGTTGAATTACGTCGTGAGATTGGATATGTCATCCAACAAATTGGATTAATGCCACATATGACAATTCGAGAAAATATTGTAATGGTGCCAAAATTACTTAAATGGTCCGATGAAAAAAGAAAAGAGATTGCGGAACGCTTAATTAAATTAGTCGATTTACCAGATGAATTTTTAGATCGTTACCCATCTGAACTATCAGGTGGTCAACAACAAAGAATTGGTGTTGTTCGTGCGTTAGCGGCAGACCAAGATATTATTTTAATGGATGAACCTTTTGGCGCATTAGATCCAATTACTCGTGAAGCGTTGCAAGATTTAGTCAAAGAATTGCAACAGGAAATGGGTAGAACGATTATTTTTGTTACTCATGATATGGATGAAGCTTTAAAATTAGCGGATCGAATTGTGATTATGCGCGAAGGTCGTGTGATTCAATTTGATACACCAGATAATATTTTACGTGAACCAGCTGATAAGTTTGTAGAAGAATTTATTGGACATGAACGTTTGATCCAGGCTCGACCAAATATTCAAACAGTTGAGCAAGTAATGTTGAAAACGCCAGTTTCAATTACACCAGGAAAATCTTTAACAGATGCGATTCGTTTGATGCGTGAAAAACGTGTTGATACGCTTTTAGTTACAGATGATGCGGGAGTATTAAAAGGCTATATTGACATTGAAAGTATTGACTACAATCATAAAACAGCAACGAGCGTTGGAGATATCATGAATAAAAACGCATTCTTTGTTCGTAAAGATTCACTTTTACGAGATACAGTTCGACGTATTTTAAAACGTGGTTTGAAGTATGTACCGGTTGTAGATGAAAAAGGTCTGCTAGTAGGGATTGTGACTCGTGCCAGTTTAGTTGATGTCGTTTATGACACAATTTGGGGCGATGAGGAAGTTGAAGACACCCCAAAGGTAGAGAGTGAAACTGAATTGGAAGCTGTTACGGAAAGCAATGAATAG
- a CDS encoding AraC family transcriptional regulator, which yields MSRTTYESVQMDENLPMRILHFSHDRPLLLPDGRSYQFDAATLQFVPPHWHRSIELTYVVSGTIHVRQNDKEQIYENESFFVVNSGEIHELSSVPTENFELICFIISYDFIQQFIPAVEKIRFDMGTTNNGYQMLATLFREIMSLYYESQPYSHLQIQARLIEIIYHLCRYYQSEEAEPTSQKYRRSQALNKHILEYIHKHYMDNLTLEQMAKTFSFSREHFSRLFKETFGKTFLNYLNDYRLYCAFPDIVNSRKTIETISMLHGFPSSKALIKQFKETYHETPIQYRKNRVVTILDHNTDKPKH from the coding sequence ATGAGTAGAACAACTTATGAATCTGTTCAAATGGATGAGAATTTACCAATGCGAATTTTACACTTTTCACATGACCGACCGTTATTATTGCCGGATGGTCGTAGTTATCAGTTTGATGCAGCGACCCTTCAATTTGTTCCGCCACATTGGCACCGAAGTATTGAGCTGACATATGTTGTCTCAGGCACCATTCATGTCCGTCAAAATGATAAGGAACAAATATATGAAAATGAATCTTTTTTTGTTGTAAACTCTGGAGAAATACATGAACTTAGTAGCGTTCCAACGGAGAATTTTGAATTAATTTGTTTTATTATTTCATATGATTTCATCCAACAATTTATCCCTGCTGTTGAGAAAATTCGGTTTGATATGGGAACAACTAATAATGGCTATCAAATGCTTGCTACATTATTTCGTGAAATTATGTCACTATACTATGAGAGTCAACCCTATAGTCATTTACAAATACAAGCACGATTAATTGAGATTATCTATCATTTGTGTCGTTACTACCAGTCAGAAGAAGCAGAACCAACTTCTCAGAAATATCGCCGTAGTCAAGCGCTTAACAAGCATATTCTGGAATATATTCATAAGCATTACATGGATAATTTAACTCTCGAACAAATGGCGAAAACTTTTAGTTTTTCTCGTGAACACTTTTCTAGACTATTTAAAGAAACGTTTGGAAAAACTTTTTTGAATTACTTAAATGATTACCGCCTGTATTGTGCTTTTCCAGATATTGTCAATAGTCGCAAGACCATAGAGACGATAAGTATGCTTCATGGTTTTCCAAGTTCAAAAGCATTGATTAAACAATTTAAAGAGACGTATCATGAGACACCAATACAATATCGGAAAAATAGAGTGGTTACAATTCTTGATCACAATACTGACAAGCCTAAACATTAA
- a CDS encoding ROK family protein, translated as MERTHEKYYLSLDVGGTFIKHALIDKSGHIICLAKVTTPINLADFLETIKQIVQSYLPTIRAVCFSCPGKIDTKSGTVYFGGALLYLDKFSIKTYIETEFSIPCTITNDGKAAALAELWRGQLEGIANGGVITLGTGVGGGLVINGNLLEGTNFQAGEISYMLMSRDSPIALSEIAGSMGSAVRFIEEASNLLQLPTSNGVIVFKELQKNNALIQPLFEEYCRNITIIISNIQTVVDLERVAIGGGISEQPLLIEEIRRQYRLMRETSKGILEMLHPISIVACEFRNEAGLMGALYHLLIQIEEKQLDYWTIIVD; from the coding sequence ATGGAAAGAACACATGAGAAATACTATCTAAGTTTGGATGTTGGGGGCACGTTTATCAAACATGCATTAATTGATAAAAGTGGACATATTATTTGTTTAGCAAAAGTAACAACACCAATTAATCTGGCTGATTTTCTTGAAACAATTAAGCAAATTGTTCAGTCTTATTTGCCGACTATTAGGGCGGTTTGCTTTAGCTGTCCTGGGAAAATCGATACGAAATCAGGGACTGTTTATTTTGGTGGAGCGTTACTTTATTTAGATAAGTTCTCGATTAAAACTTATATTGAAACTGAATTTTCCATTCCTTGTACGATAACTAATGATGGTAAAGCTGCAGCGCTAGCAGAGTTATGGCGTGGGCAGCTAGAAGGCATTGCAAATGGTGGTGTTATAACATTAGGAACTGGAGTTGGTGGCGGCTTGGTGATTAATGGAAATTTACTTGAAGGTACTAACTTTCAGGCTGGTGAAATAAGTTATATGTTAATGTCAAGGGATTCGCCAATTGCATTATCGGAAATTGCTGGAAGTATGGGATCTGCTGTTCGTTTCATCGAAGAGGCTTCAAATTTACTTCAGTTACCTACAAGTAATGGGGTAATTGTATTCAAAGAATTGCAAAAGAACAACGCTTTAATTCAACCATTGTTTGAAGAGTATTGCCGAAACATTACTATTATTATTTCAAATATTCAAACTGTAGTGGATCTTGAGCGGGTTGCTATCGGCGGAGGAATTAGTGAACAACCGTTGCTGATTGAAGAGATACGTAGACAATATCGCTTAATGCGTGAAACATCAAAGGGGATCTTAGAAATGCTACACCCAATTAGTATTGTAGCTTGTGAATTTCGAAATGAAGCGGGCTTAATGGGAGCGTTGTATCACTTATTGATTCAAATTGAAGAAAAACAATTGGACTATTGGACTATCATAGTTGACTAA
- the cls gene encoding cardiolipin synthase, which translates to MSTFMLVMQAIFIINTVFAILTVFREKRDIAATWAWLLVLVLLPIVGFIAYLFIGKKISREKIFDIKTQESMGMKELVMAQKEMLLEDELLSTTQATENAKEMASLFLESDESIVTKGNKIKLFIDGHKKFDSLVADIQNAEHHIHMLYYTIHQDELGRRVLAALEERAAAGVEVLVIYDEMGSRSTKHSFFKRLESLGGKAEPFFGSHWAIINLRLNYRNHRKIVVIDGKIGYVGGFNVGDEYLGKDKKFGYWRDTHLRIEGNAVLALQSRFAMDWNAAVDKHKIEYKEEYFPIIHNKGKSNMQIVSSGPDSEQQQIKKGYIKMISMAKKSIYIQSPYFIPDDSVLDAISIAAMSGIDVRIMIPNKPDHPFVYRATTYYAGEMVAAGAKVYIYDNGFLHAKTMVIDGEIASVGTANLDFRSFKLNFEVNAFVYDPVVAMELKAIYEKDMEECYLLTKEILANQSRWMKFKQEFSRLLSPIL; encoded by the coding sequence ATGAGTACATTTATGTTGGTAATGCAAGCCATATTTATTATTAATACTGTTTTTGCTATTTTAACTGTTTTTAGAGAAAAACGTGATATAGCAGCGACTTGGGCCTGGCTATTAGTCTTAGTATTACTGCCTATTGTTGGATTTATTGCGTACCTGTTTATTGGGAAAAAAATTTCACGTGAAAAGATTTTCGATATTAAAACGCAAGAAAGTATGGGAATGAAAGAGCTTGTAATGGCGCAAAAAGAAATGCTTTTAGAGGATGAGTTACTATCAACTACACAAGCAACTGAAAATGCAAAAGAAATGGCAAGTTTATTTTTAGAAAGCGATGAATCTATTGTAACCAAAGGGAATAAAATTAAATTATTTATTGATGGTCACAAAAAATTCGATTCATTAGTCGCTGATATACAAAATGCGGAACATCATATCCATATGCTTTACTATACAATTCATCAAGATGAACTTGGCAGACGTGTATTGGCTGCTTTGGAAGAACGAGCAGCAGCAGGTGTTGAAGTTTTAGTTATCTATGATGAGATGGGTTCCAGATCAACGAAACATAGCTTTTTTAAACGACTAGAAAGTTTAGGTGGGAAAGCCGAACCCTTCTTCGGATCTCATTGGGCAATTATTAATTTGCGTCTTAACTACCGAAATCATCGAAAGATTGTTGTGATTGACGGGAAAATAGGCTATGTTGGTGGGTTTAATGTCGGCGATGAATATTTAGGCAAAGATAAAAAATTCGGTTATTGGCGTGATACTCATTTGAGAATTGAAGGAAATGCTGTTTTAGCCTTACAAAGTCGTTTTGCAATGGACTGGAATGCAGCAGTAGATAAGCATAAAATTGAATATAAGGAAGAGTATTTTCCTATTATTCATAATAAGGGTAAATCGAATATGCAAATTGTTTCAAGTGGACCAGATTCAGAACAACAGCAAATAAAAAAAGGCTATATTAAGATGATTAGTATGGCAAAAAAATCAATTTACATTCAATCGCCTTATTTTATTCCAGATGATAGTGTCCTAGATGCTATATCGATTGCGGCTATGTCAGGTATTGATGTTCGTATTATGATTCCAAATAAGCCAGACCATCCTTTTGTGTACCGTGCAACAACTTACTATGCTGGCGAAATGGTAGCGGCAGGTGCCAAGGTTTATATTTATGATAATGGCTTTTTACATGCTAAAACAATGGTGATTGATGGTGAAATTGCTTCTGTTGGAACGGCTAATTTAGATTTTAGAAGTTTTAAATTAAATTTCGAGGTTAATGCCTTTGTCTATGATCCAGTAGTTGCGATGGAATTAAAAGCAATATATGAAAAAGACATGGAAGAATGTTATTTACTAACGAAAGAGATTTTAGCGAATCAGAGCCGTTGGATGAAGTTTAAGCAAGAATTTTCACGCTTACTGTCACCAATCTTATAA
- a CDS encoding osmoprotectant ABC transporter substrate-binding protein: protein MKKIKNIVALGLVALVLSSCALPGLGGGLNKEAIKVTGGVTTETQILAGIVKEMIEHYTDQKVEVINNLGSTTINHQAMINGDANISAARYTGTDLTSILQLPAEKDPKKALEIVQQEFKKRYNQNYYPSYGFANTYAFMVTKETAEKYNLKKISDLKAVADQLEAGVDTSWLEKEGDGYKAFKKDYGFDFKRVYPMQIGLVYDALAAGKMDAVLGYSTDGRIASYDLVVLEDDLRFFPPYDASPVASKEILEAYPEIDKVLKKLEGTISTETMQKLNYKADNDLIEPEVVAKEFLEEHNYFEEGGK, encoded by the coding sequence ATGAAAAAAATAAAGAACATTGTGGCGCTTGGATTGGTGGCCCTTGTTCTAAGTAGTTGTGCTTTACCTGGTTTAGGTGGCGGATTGAATAAAGAAGCGATTAAAGTAACGGGTGGAGTAACAACTGAAACACAGATTTTAGCAGGAATTGTAAAAGAAATGATTGAACATTATACGGATCAAAAAGTTGAAGTTATTAACAATTTAGGTTCAACAACGATTAATCATCAAGCGATGATTAATGGAGATGCAAATATTTCAGCTGCACGTTATACAGGAACGGATTTAACGTCTATCTTACAATTACCAGCAGAAAAAGATCCTAAGAAAGCATTGGAAATTGTTCAACAGGAGTTTAAAAAACGCTACAATCAAAACTATTACCCTTCTTATGGATTTGCTAATACGTATGCTTTTATGGTGACAAAAGAAACAGCAGAAAAATATAATTTGAAAAAAATTAGCGATTTAAAAGCTGTTGCTGATCAACTTGAAGCGGGTGTTGATACATCATGGTTAGAAAAAGAGGGCGATGGTTATAAAGCATTTAAAAAGGATTATGGCTTTGACTTTAAACGTGTGTATCCTATGCAAATCGGTTTAGTTTATGATGCTTTAGCAGCAGGTAAAATGGATGCGGTTCTAGGATATTCAACAGATGGTCGGATTGCTAGTTATGATTTAGTTGTTTTAGAAGATGATTTGAGATTTTTCCCACCTTATGATGCGAGTCCAGTTGCGTCAAAAGAAATTCTTGAAGCTTATCCAGAAATCGATAAGGTTTTAAAGAAATTAGAAGGAACGATTTCAACAGAAACGATGCAAAAATTAAATTATAAAGCGGACAATGACCTAATTGAACCAGAAGTAGTCGCAAAAGAATTTCTAGAAGAACACAATTATTTTGAAGAAGGGGGCAAATAA